A stretch of Ferribacterium limneticum DNA encodes these proteins:
- a CDS encoding putative Ig domain-containing protein, translated as MSVTFILFQVGSTKDIADSYGGYSSNSPTGRGSDDAYDAFRHALVSAELADTFGPDYSKYKMDQHERENPNNPKERNMDDWNNDVGRKEWENWKQAKENGETDDSLSKWIYDRVKDGKTINDPYDEKETRKWVEPDPTGSEQVTSWWEALWKKSKEKSSEVFDSTKKLFDRAKNWIWPRDPIILDLDGDGLETVGLIANVFFDHNGDGVLSKTGWVGKDDALLVWDRNANGAIDTGAELFGDFTMLPNGTLAPNGFSALAALDSNGDGIIDASDPAFGELKLWRDMSRDGRTGTGELISLADAGIASLNLANTLKNQALPNGNTLRREGTFTRTNGSSSGMGEFNLATNTFETRFAQQVDIPDALQSLPTIGGTGYIREMQQAAAQSDALAGKLVQFQSATTRTQQLAQVDQLLSAWADTSGMAKTLDERAAGQYRIEYMAFGNERRSSHMNTTLLTDPFSIGTLNEIYLNRPLNVDNAMFDASYRNLIASWNQKLHILEAFNGQYFFNLPEQKSETPSANVGFTLAASSQQAAYYSAIAIDAANFKPVLAIGFAQQQLDLLDQAYAALKDSVYGALVLQTRLKPYLDQIDLVFDETGLHFDANALNQSIRTKLTSDPENALGDLLDLDRYAGNILSGTNWDGMSGFDSLIESLSQTPAITALLDEFKVQRLSAGNDSPWLSSENDIVLANAGDDTVYGNNGNDRLYGQAGNDRLFGGEGSDLLSGGTGDDVLYGDNGADTYVFGTGGGHDTILDHEQNGQKLDSVRFLGLNPADIAVTADLNDNLVFTVKATGDTLSVPRSGNWWSNNGVGQYVFDDGTVWSHDDALRATVTAATENDDVIFGSSAGDTISGLAGNDTLVGGAGNDTVDGGAGNDLLIGSTALNWINDNGTWRIERGLGEQTSANGNDTYLFGRGDGQDTIIDSDWTAGNNDTLRFKEGITPSDISVSRADNDLLLSIRGSTDSVTLRDYFGNWDDGRNTTYLIENITFADGTTWQYGDVQDILFAGSDNAETITGSRLDDHLAGQAGNDKLLGDAGNDLLEGGAGDDVLLGGAGSDILDGGSGDDILRGNSVEWGGSYVYEAGNEADTYRFGRGDGHDTVIDDSWSTGALDRIELKSGITLADIRLQRVNGDLVLTIRDTGDTLTVKNQFADARFRIEELALADGTLLNLDEIEKQVLIGDSTDDLLLGYANRDDVLVGAGGNDKLYGNSGDDLLDGGTGDDQMAGGAGSDTYRFGNGSGKDLISEAYGDAASTDVIELAADIVPADVLVRRTLQSDLSIQLKQGDDRLIVQGQLQPWASVGTGIEALRFTDGTTWDRATLEALAISATNGNDEIVSGYGDETLEGLAGDDSFRDLGGYDTYRFGIGDGNDTVIDPSGRISFKSGIGPNDVSFSADGNDLVATLNASGETLRIKDWQATWSRIDAFAFDNGTTLSALNVSELINIASGAEIIYGSPGDDVLTGTAANSTLYALGGDDELRGGDGDDYLVGDVGNDTLRGDSGRDTLNGGDGNDLLIGGSGRDTLQGDAGNNTYVLEAGTGLDTVYTDQVAVADDTVVFGVGIRPEDITVQLGNRSWSGNVGAIGYLQMVVGIGGNDAFLIQNANWSDLNEGGIRRFRFEDGTELSLGDMAAKVDGTVGSQYHYQGDASTLVGSEADDYINDYTGDADLIVRARGNDDSVYLSGGDDIISAGTGDDRVDGSGGNDLIAGEAGDDQLYGGAGNDTFVFNRGDGHDVVAVGNSNGTDTLSFGVGILPEQITVAFDSQGRLTLYVDAGTAGAISLEDASLESISSTQAGVAKRLQFVATDGNVRIFDFADWVRNQAAALASSSENAPLAFAGVGFELTGTVAPAGGLEAIAYAQTGDLFAQPMLTNNSPTSGNDVLFGTDVSDNIDGNAGNDIILGLDGDDSLNGGVGDDIVYGGYGADSLTGGGGNDQLFGEWGGDTYTVQLGDGEVIIDDDHWVRNLGYGGEMAAFAASEFAYGGDYGGGYGGGYGGGYGGMLVDNVPNVLAFGAGIRPEDLRYSELNGDLLIEFAHSQDRVILRGYRPDRATQTRSVDIFRFADGTEIAADSLEYAGLNETGTDGDDWLYGSDLADRLIGGEGNDQLSGGGGSDRLVGGAGSDTYTVYQNYDRSIVSETTIEEVWQAGDSNQLQIDGNVNPDEAFLEFDGKDLLLQLGDGGDTVRFAGFDPRAPGMQAPVDQVSFWNSGVTLSFDELLSRGIRIIGTPQSDILSGTALDDFFVGLESNDQMSGGAGSDTYLVEPDGGVDTIIDLANGTEDNLVIFPDGVTLDDIRLSFDANEGYLIIESSATGNTVRLSGFDPADPLGARAVERFRFGEGGPEISYEELLSRGFDIIGTAESDQLSGTTLQDRIQGLAGSDLIDATPGGDLLTGGAGNDQYVVNLGDGIVTIDDNALQGEGNVLRFGDGISTDNLRTNLRFEADGLGGYVLLLPYGNEGDVVRLLGFNPDDVENGGHAVEQFEFADGTVVDYATLISWTFVVEGDNTANGLSGTSVGDRLYGYAGDDLLEAGAGNDVLTGGSGDDELDGGAGRDAYVVNLGDGQDVIFDTVESGVGNIVTFGAGIAREDVRFEQDGADLVVQYGALGDSIRITNYAPDGVDAGTVVDTFEFADGSTISLREFLNHVPEVNSAIADQAILEDAPFLLALPADLFIDADGDALIERVSVSGYDQAPAWLKYDPTTRTLYGTPENADVGEFNVTISATDTMGTSAAHTFKVNIANTNDAPEVATQITDRIAVQGQAFAYTLPENAFRDVDKGDQLTLSAELANGDALPSWLSFDAATGIFSGVPTNGDVGSLGLRIVATDLAGASVGQTFNLTVANTNDAPVVNQPLADLSVQEDQSFTFSVPGNTFSDIDQGDTLTLSATLGDGSQLPNWLAFDALTATFSGQPDNGKVGSWSVLVTATDLAGTSVSTGLNIAVENVNDVPTVYSESYSINEDNALSLTSAALLANDLDIDPTNDVLSIEAVGDASHGMVSLSDTGAILFTPDANFNGQAGFSYTVADGRGGLTQGQVLIDVAPVNDAPGTGFRLSDQTIRGGTAFNYALPNGAFTDIDGDQLTYSATLSNGSALPSWLSFDAVSGVFNGSTTNVSGTFSFAVTATDPSGATASQTFSLAVTGGNSVPVANPDSASVKEDCKLLACGNVLTNDRDADAGSQLKVADAGIRKGEFGTLYLMNNGSYSYVLNNASTAVQALAEGKSAIDRFSYTASDGVDSSIGELSVAVAGANDKPWLQKSLFDRTLAKNSDVSWQIPAGTFKDIDAGDTLTYKATLSNGKALPSWLKFDAATQTFSGHVPANAKDGIDITVTASDGHGSASVASDTFKVDFGKTNCVHGNEGLGNGEDPPPPGHSENQNDGAGSGPGNSGHHGRDQDSHDDAKESKSDKRDDWFDDWGKSKTREGDFAYLDLNHTSLRDRETDTNRGHDSGASNDDFYHRWAEMDKALAKLMADSQQDKGWTSDSHGADMRWLAGLSNSGSAAHAPDTVSLCGSSGTQLNGFRGLQEGVKTLG; from the coding sequence ATGTCTGTAACATTTATTCTTTTTCAGGTTGGAAGCACAAAAGACATTGCTGATAGTTACGGAGGATACTCGTCCAACTCTCCTACCGGTCGCGGGTCTGACGACGCATATGATGCGTTCCGACATGCGCTTGTTAGCGCGGAGTTGGCGGATACTTTTGGGCCGGATTATTCTAAATACAAGATGGACCAGCATGAAAGGGAAAACCCAAATAATCCAAAAGAGCGCAATATGGATGATTGGAATAATGATGTTGGCCGAAAGGAATGGGAAAACTGGAAGCAGGCAAAAGAGAATGGGGAGACGGACGACTCACTAAGCAAATGGATATATGACCGAGTCAAAGATGGGAAAACCATTAATGACCCTTACGACGAAAAAGAAACAAGAAAGTGGGTTGAGCCCGACCCTACCGGGTCGGAGCAAGTAACGTCGTGGTGGGAAGCCCTTTGGAAAAAATCAAAAGAAAAATCTTCGGAGGTTTTTGATTCAACAAAGAAGCTATTTGATAGAGCTAAAAATTGGATTTGGCCGAGGGACCCAATTATTCTCGATCTTGACGGCGATGGCCTAGAAACGGTTGGGTTAATTGCTAATGTGTTTTTTGACCACAATGGCGACGGAGTGCTCAGCAAAACTGGCTGGGTAGGTAAGGACGACGCCTTGCTAGTTTGGGATAGAAACGCCAATGGCGCTATTGATACCGGCGCCGAACTCTTTGGCGATTTCACAATGCTGCCCAACGGCACGTTGGCTCCTAACGGCTTTTCTGCGCTGGCTGCCCTTGACTCCAACGGCGACGGCATAATAGATGCCTCCGACCCCGCATTTGGCGAACTCAAGCTCTGGCGCGATATGTCACGAGATGGCCGGACCGGTACCGGCGAGCTAATCTCGTTGGCCGATGCGGGCATTGCCAGCCTAAATCTCGCTAATACACTCAAAAATCAAGCCCTGCCCAATGGGAATACCCTCCGGCGCGAAGGCACATTTACTCGGACCAACGGTTCAAGCAGTGGCATGGGTGAATTCAATCTAGCCACAAATACTTTCGAAACCCGGTTCGCCCAACAGGTGGACATTCCGGATGCACTCCAGTCGCTGCCGACCATCGGTGGCACAGGCTATATTCGCGAAATGCAACAAGCAGCGGCCCAGTCGGATGCCTTGGCTGGAAAGTTGGTTCAGTTCCAGTCGGCAACCACTCGCACTCAACAATTAGCACAAGTTGATCAACTGCTTTCTGCGTGGGCTGATACCTCCGGCATGGCCAAGACGCTCGACGAGCGCGCCGCCGGCCAATACCGCATCGAATATATGGCTTTCGGCAACGAACGGCGCAGTAGTCACATGAATACGACTCTGCTGACTGATCCATTTTCCATCGGCACCCTGAATGAGATTTACCTGAATCGGCCGCTCAATGTTGACAATGCAATGTTTGATGCGAGCTATCGAAACCTGATCGCCTCGTGGAACCAGAAACTTCATATTCTAGAGGCCTTCAACGGTCAGTATTTTTTCAATCTTCCCGAGCAAAAAAGCGAGACCCCCAGCGCCAACGTTGGTTTCACCCTGGCTGCTAGCAGCCAGCAGGCGGCGTACTACAGCGCCATCGCCATAGATGCCGCCAATTTCAAACCCGTATTGGCCATCGGTTTTGCCCAGCAACAACTCGATCTGCTTGATCAAGCTTACGCGGCACTGAAGGATAGTGTTTATGGCGCGCTCGTGCTGCAAACCCGCCTCAAGCCCTACCTTGATCAGATTGATCTAGTCTTCGATGAGACAGGGCTACATTTTGATGCCAACGCCCTCAACCAAAGCATTCGGACAAAACTCACCTCTGACCCGGAAAACGCCCTCGGCGACCTGCTCGACCTCGACCGCTACGCCGGCAATATCCTGTCCGGCACCAACTGGGACGGTATGAGCGGTTTCGACAGCCTGATAGAAAGCCTGTCCCAAACCCCCGCCATCACAGCACTGCTCGACGAATTCAAGGTGCAACGTCTGTCAGCCGGTAACGATAGCCCATGGCTCAGCAGCGAAAATGACATCGTTCTCGCCAATGCCGGCGACGATACGGTTTATGGCAATAACGGTAACGACCGCTTGTACGGCCAGGCCGGCAATGATCGTTTGTTCGGCGGCGAAGGCAGCGACCTACTCTCAGGCGGCACTGGCGACGACGTCCTGTACGGCGACAACGGCGCCGATACTTACGTCTTCGGTACGGGTGGTGGTCACGACACCATCCTCGACCACGAACAGAATGGTCAGAAACTCGACTCCGTACGCTTCCTCGGCCTCAATCCGGCCGATATAGCAGTCACCGCCGATCTCAACGACAACCTCGTCTTCACCGTCAAAGCCACCGGCGATACCTTGAGCGTACCGCGCTCGGGCAACTGGTGGAGCAACAACGGGGTCGGTCAGTATGTCTTCGACGATGGCACGGTCTGGAGTCATGACGATGCCCTGCGCGCCACCGTGACTGCCGCCACAGAAAATGACGATGTGATCTTCGGCAGCAGTGCCGGCGATACGATCAGCGGACTGGCAGGCAACGACACCTTGGTCGGCGGCGCCGGCAACGACACCGTCGATGGCGGCGCTGGCAACGACCTACTGATCGGCAGCACCGCCCTGAATTGGATCAACGACAACGGCACCTGGCGTATCGAGCGCGGACTGGGCGAGCAAACCTCAGCCAACGGCAACGACACTTATCTCTTTGGACGCGGCGATGGTCAAGACACGATCATCGACAGCGACTGGACAGCCGGCAATAACGACACCTTGCGTTTCAAAGAAGGCATCACGCCCTCCGATATCAGCGTTTCCCGCGCAGACAACGACCTGTTGCTCTCCATTCGGGGGAGCACCGACAGCGTGACGCTGCGCGACTATTTTGGCAATTGGGATGACGGGCGCAACACCACTTACCTGATCGAAAACATCACCTTTGCTGACGGCACAACATGGCAATATGGTGACGTCCAGGACATCCTGTTTGCCGGTTCGGATAACGCCGAAACGATCACTGGCTCCCGTCTGGACGACCATCTTGCCGGGCAAGCCGGCAACGACAAATTACTGGGCGATGCCGGCAATGATCTTCTCGAAGGTGGTGCCGGCGACGACGTACTGCTCGGAGGGGCTGGCAGCGATATTCTCGATGGCGGTTCTGGCGACGACATCCTGCGCGGCAATAGCGTAGAGTGGGGTGGCAGCTACGTCTATGAAGCTGGCAACGAGGCTGATACCTATCGCTTTGGTCGGGGCGATGGTCACGACACGGTAATTGACGACTCCTGGAGCACCGGTGCCCTTGATCGCATCGAACTGAAATCCGGCATTACGCTGGCAGATATCCGTCTGCAACGTGTGAACGGCGACCTTGTGCTGACCATTCGCGATACCGGCGACACGCTGACGGTCAAGAACCAGTTTGCCGACGCGCGATTCAGGATTGAAGAACTGGCCCTGGCCGACGGTACCCTGCTCAATCTCGATGAAATTGAGAAGCAGGTATTGATTGGCGACTCGACAGATGATCTCCTGCTTGGTTACGCTAACCGCGATGACGTTCTTGTTGGGGCTGGTGGCAACGATAAATTGTACGGCAACAGCGGTGACGACCTGCTGGATGGTGGCACCGGCGATGATCAGATGGCCGGTGGCGCCGGCAGTGACACCTACCGCTTCGGCAACGGTTCGGGCAAGGATTTGATCAGTGAAGCGTATGGCGATGCTGCCAGTACCGATGTCATCGAGTTGGCAGCGGATATCGTACCGGCCGACGTCCTTGTTCGCCGTACGCTACAAAGCGACTTGTCCATCCAGTTGAAGCAGGGAGATGATCGCCTGATTGTTCAGGGGCAGTTACAACCGTGGGCCAGCGTTGGTACGGGCATCGAGGCCCTGCGCTTCACCGACGGAACAACCTGGGATCGTGCCACATTGGAGGCGCTCGCTATCTCGGCAACGAATGGCAACGACGAGATCGTTAGCGGCTATGGCGACGAAACTTTGGAAGGCCTCGCTGGCGATGACAGCTTCCGGGATCTTGGTGGTTACGACACCTACCGTTTTGGCATTGGTGATGGCAATGATACGGTTATCGATCCGAGTGGTCGGATCTCGTTCAAGAGTGGCATCGGCCCCAATGATGTGAGTTTCTCTGCTGACGGCAACGATCTTGTCGCTACCCTGAACGCTTCCGGCGAGACCTTGCGGATCAAGGATTGGCAAGCTACCTGGTCGCGAATCGATGCCTTTGCTTTCGACAACGGCACGACGCTCTCGGCTCTGAACGTTTCCGAACTCATCAACATCGCCAGTGGCGCTGAAATCATTTACGGCTCGCCGGGCGACGACGTTCTGACGGGGACTGCGGCCAACTCGACGCTGTATGCCTTGGGTGGCGACGACGAACTTCGTGGTGGAGACGGCGATGACTATCTTGTGGGCGATGTCGGCAATGACACGCTACGAGGCGATAGCGGTCGCGATACCTTGAACGGCGGCGACGGCAACGACCTGCTGATTGGCGGTAGCGGTCGAGATACCCTCCAAGGGGATGCTGGCAATAATACCTATGTGCTGGAAGCCGGCACCGGCTTGGACACGGTCTATACGGATCAGGTTGCTGTGGCCGATGATACGGTGGTTTTTGGGGTGGGCATTCGTCCGGAAGATATTACTGTTCAGTTGGGTAATCGTTCCTGGAGTGGCAATGTTGGCGCTATCGGTTACCTACAGATGGTCGTCGGTATTGGCGGCAACGATGCTTTCCTGATCCAGAATGCGAACTGGTCCGATCTGAATGAAGGGGGTATTCGCCGCTTCCGATTCGAGGATGGTACAGAACTATCTCTGGGTGACATGGCTGCCAAGGTGGACGGCACAGTGGGAAGTCAGTATCACTATCAGGGTGATGCTTCAACGCTGGTCGGTAGTGAAGCAGATGACTACATCAATGACTACACCGGGGATGCCGATCTGATTGTCCGTGCCCGTGGAAATGACGACTCTGTATATCTCTCTGGCGGTGACGACATTATCAGCGCCGGTACCGGTGACGACCGCGTTGATGGCAGTGGCGGGAATGACCTGATCGCGGGCGAAGCGGGCGACGATCAGCTATACGGCGGAGCCGGCAACGACACCTTCGTCTTCAACCGTGGTGATGGCCACGACGTCGTGGCTGTCGGGAACAGTAATGGCACGGATACGCTTTCCTTTGGCGTAGGGATTTTGCCGGAGCAAATCACGGTCGCCTTCGACTCGCAAGGCCGTCTGACCTTGTATGTCGATGCCGGCACTGCCGGTGCCATTTCCTTGGAAGATGCTTCCCTGGAAAGCATTTCCAGCACTCAGGCGGGTGTTGCCAAACGACTTCAGTTTGTCGCCACCGACGGCAATGTTCGTATTTTTGATTTTGCAGACTGGGTTCGGAATCAGGCTGCGGCGCTGGCGTCGAGCAGCGAAAATGCGCCTTTAGCATTTGCCGGCGTTGGATTCGAACTCACTGGTACGGTTGCGCCGGCTGGCGGGCTTGAAGCGATTGCTTATGCCCAAACCGGTGATTTGTTTGCCCAGCCAATGCTGACCAACAATAGTCCGACCTCTGGTAACGATGTCCTGTTCGGCACCGATGTATCAGACAACATCGACGGTAACGCCGGAAACGACATCATTCTCGGCTTGGACGGCGACGACTCTCTCAATGGTGGCGTAGGTGACGACATCGTGTACGGAGGCTACGGTGCAGATAGCCTGACGGGTGGCGGCGGTAACGACCAGTTGTTCGGTGAATGGGGTGGCGACACCTATACCGTTCAGTTGGGCGATGGCGAAGTGATTATCGACGACGACCATTGGGTCCGAAACCTGGGGTACGGCGGTGAAATGGCGGCTTTTGCGGCCTCTGAGTTTGCCTATGGCGGAGATTATGGCGGTGGTTACGGAGGCGGTTACGGTGGAGGATATGGCGGCATGCTGGTCGATAATGTGCCGAACGTCCTCGCATTTGGCGCTGGAATCCGACCGGAAGATTTGCGTTATTCCGAACTGAACGGCGACTTGTTGATTGAGTTCGCACATTCGCAAGATCGAGTCATTCTTCGGGGCTATCGCCCGGATCGGGCGACGCAGACGCGGTCGGTCGATATTTTCCGGTTTGCCGATGGGACAGAGATTGCGGCTGACAGCCTGGAGTATGCCGGTCTGAACGAAACAGGTACCGATGGCGATGATTGGCTATACGGCAGCGATCTGGCCGATAGATTGATTGGCGGCGAAGGTAATGACCAACTTTCCGGCGGCGGTGGTAGCGACCGTTTGGTCGGGGGAGCAGGTAGCGACACCTACACGGTTTATCAGAACTATGACCGTTCTATCGTTTCCGAAACGACGATTGAAGAGGTCTGGCAAGCGGGTGACAGCAATCAGCTCCAAATCGATGGCAATGTAAATCCGGATGAAGCATTCCTGGAATTTGACGGCAAGGATCTGCTGCTTCAACTGGGCGATGGTGGCGACACGGTTCGTTTCGCCGGTTTCGATCCCCGTGCTCCGGGCATGCAGGCCCCTGTCGATCAAGTCTCGTTTTGGAATTCCGGTGTCACGCTGAGCTTCGACGAACTGCTTTCGCGCGGCATTCGCATTATTGGCACGCCGCAGAGCGATATCCTGTCAGGTACGGCGCTTGATGATTTCTTCGTTGGACTGGAAAGCAACGACCAGATGAGTGGCGGAGCCGGCAGCGATACCTATCTGGTGGAGCCGGATGGTGGTGTCGACACCATCATCGATCTAGCCAACGGAACAGAGGACAATCTGGTAATTTTCCCGGATGGCGTTACTCTCGATGACATTCGCTTGTCGTTCGATGCCAACGAGGGGTACCTGATTATCGAATCAAGCGCGACAGGCAACACAGTTCGCCTGTCCGGTTTTGATCCGGCAGATCCGCTGGGAGCCCGAGCTGTCGAGCGCTTCCGCTTTGGCGAAGGCGGTCCCGAGATCAGTTACGAAGAATTGCTCTCACGGGGCTTTGACATCATTGGTACCGCCGAAAGTGACCAACTATCGGGAACGACATTGCAGGACCGGATTCAAGGCTTGGCAGGATCGGATTTGATCGATGCAACGCCAGGAGGAGATCTGCTAACCGGTGGTGCAGGAAACGATCAGTACGTTGTCAATCTGGGGGATGGCATTGTCACCATTGACGACAATGCGTTGCAGGGCGAAGGCAATGTCCTGCGGTTTGGCGACGGTATTTCCACTGACAACCTGCGTACCAATCTGCGCTTCGAGGCTGATGGCCTGGGCGGATACGTGCTGCTCCTGCCCTATGGTAACGAAGGCGACGTGGTGCGCTTGCTCGGATTCAATCCGGACGACGTTGAAAACGGCGGCCATGCCGTTGAGCAGTTCGAGTTTGCCGATGGCACGGTGGTCGACTACGCAACCCTGATTTCCTGGACCTTCGTGGTCGAAGGCGACAACACGGCCAATGGACTGAGCGGGACGTCGGTAGGCGACCGCCTATACGGCTACGCCGGCGACGACTTGCTGGAGGCTGGTGCCGGCAATGATGTTTTGACTGGCGGAAGTGGTGACGACGAACTGGATGGTGGCGCGGGTCGTGATGCGTATGTCGTTAATCTGGGTGACGGGCAGGATGTCATTTTCGACACCGTCGAATCCGGCGTCGGCAACATCGTTACCTTCGGAGCAGGCATTGCACGCGAGGATGTTCGTTTCGAGCAAGATGGCGCCGATCTGGTTGTACAGTATGGCGCGCTTGGCGACAGCATCCGTATCACGAATTACGCACCTGATGGCGTTGATGCAGGGACGGTCGTGGACACGTTTGAATTTGCCGATGGTTCGACGATCAGCCTCCGTGAATTCCTCAATCATGTACCTGAGGTCAATAGCGCGATTGCCGACCAAGCGATTCTCGAAGATGCGCCATTCCTTCTGGCATTGCCGGCCGATCTATTTATCGACGCCGACGGCGATGCCTTGATCGAGCGCGTCTCGGTATCCGGCTACGACCAAGCGCCCGCCTGGCTGAAATACGACCCGACAACGCGGACGCTGTACGGCACCCCGGAAAACGCCGACGTCGGCGAATTCAACGTCACCATTAGTGCAACAGATACGATGGGAACCTCTGCTGCACATACCTTCAAGGTCAATATTGCGAATACGAACGATGCGCCAGAAGTAGCCACTCAAATCACTGACCGGATAGCAGTACAGGGGCAGGCCTTTGCTTACACGCTTCCCGAAAATGCGTTCCGGGATGTCGACAAAGGCGATCAACTGACACTTTCCGCAGAACTGGCCAATGGCGACGCATTGCCTTCTTGGCTGAGCTTTGATGCGGCCACCGGGATATTTAGTGGCGTCCCCACCAATGGCGACGTCGGCAGCTTGGGTCTTCGCATCGTCGCTACCGATCTGGCTGGCGCGTCAGTTGGTCAGACGTTTAATCTCACGGTAGCCAATACCAACGATGCACCGGTCGTGAATCAGCCACTGGCGGATCTCTCAGTGCAGGAGGATCAATCTTTTACCTTCAGTGTTCCTGGCAATACGTTCTCCGATATCGACCAGGGCGACACGCTGACCTTGTCGGCAACGCTGGGGGACGGATCGCAGCTGCCGAATTGGCTGGCCTTCGATGCGCTGACTGCAACGTTCTCCGGGCAACCAGACAACGGCAAGGTCGGGAGTTGGTCGGTTCTTGTGACAGCTACCGATCTGGCAGGCACCAGTGTCAGTACGGGGTTGAACATCGCCGTAGAGAATGTCAATGATGTGCCGACAGTCTATAGCGAGTCGTATTCGATCAACGAGGACAATGCCTTGAGTCTGACTTCGGCAGCCTTGCTGGCTAATGACCTCGATATTGACCCGACGAATGACGTCCTCAGTATTGAGGCTGTTGGTGATGCATCGCATGGGATGGTTTCGTTGAGTGATACTGGTGCGATCCTGTTTACGCCAGATGCCAATTTCAATGGTCAGGCTGGCTTCAGCTATACGGTTGCCGATGGTCGCGGCGGATTGACGCAAGGACAGGTGCTGATCGATGTTGCCCCGGTCAACGATGCTCCAGGCACCGGGTTCCGTTTGTCGGATCAAACAATACGTGGCGGCACAGCGTTTAACTATGCCTTGCCGAACGGAGCCTTTACCGACATTGACGGCGATCAACTAACCTACAGTGCGACGCTTTCCAATGGAAGTGCATTGCCATCGTGGTTGAGCTTCGACGCGGTCAGTGGGGTCTTCAACGGATCCACTACCAACGTCAGTGGTACTTTCAGCTTTGCCGTGACAGCAACCGATCCATCGGGGGCTACAGCCAGTCAAACTTTCTCTCTGGCCGTTACGGGCGGAAATTCCGTTCCCGTCGCTAATCCGGATAGTGCCAGCGTCAAGGAGGACTGCAAGCTTCTGGCTTGTGGCAATGTCCTGACCAATGATCGGGATGCCGATGCTGGCTCCCAACTCAAGGTTGCGGATGCCGGAATTCGGAAAGGCGAATTCGGCACCTTGTACCTGATGAACAACGGGAGTTATAGCTATGTTCTGAACAATGCTTCGACTGCCGTCCAGGCGCTCGCCGAAGGCAAATCTGCTATTGACCGTTTCAGCTACACCGCCAGCGATGGTGTGGATTCCAGCATCGGTGAGTTGAGCGTTGCTGTTGCGGGAGCAAACGACAAGCCGTGGTTGCAAAAGTCACTATTTGATCGGACCCTGGCCAAGAACTCGGATGTCAGTTGGCAGATTCCAGCGGGAACCTTCAAGGACATTGACGCAGGGGATACTCTGACCTACAAGGCAACGCTTTCAAATGGGAAGGCGCTGCCCAGTTGGCTGAAGTTCGACGCGGCGACACAAACCTTCAGTGGCCACGTTCCGGCAAATGCGAAGGACGGTATCGACATCACGGTAACGGCTAGTGATGGTCATGGTTCGGCATCCGTTGCCAGTGATACCTTCAAGGTCGACTTTGGTAAAACAAATTGCGTCCATGGCAATGAGGGGCTTGGTAACGGCGAAGATCCACCACCGCCCGGACATTCGGAAAACCAGAACGATGGCGCTGGCAGCGGACCAGGAAACTCAGGACATCACGGACGCGATCAGGATAGTCACGATGATGCCAAGGAGTCCAAGAGCGATAAGCGCGACGACTGGTTCGATGATTGGGGTAAGAGCAAAACTCGTGAAGGCGATTTTGCCTATCTGGATCTGAACCACACAAGTTTGCGTGACCGGGAGACCGATACAAATCGTGGTCACGATTCGGGGGCAAGTAATGATGACTTCTATCATCGCTGGGCCGAAATGGATAAAGCGCTTGCCAAACTTATGGCGGACAGCCAACAAGACAAGGGTTGGACGAGTGACTCGCATGGCGCGGATATGCGTTGGCTGGCTGGGCTGTCGAATTCCGGTTCAGCGGCACATGCGCCGGACACGGTGTCTCTGTGCGGTAGCAGCGGCACCCAACTCAATGGCTTCCGAGGGCTTCAGGAAGGCGTGAAGACGCTCGGATAA